A single region of the Duganella sp. BuS-21 genome encodes:
- a CDS encoding SIMPL domain-containing protein: protein MLKSLVFAAALLPCLVHASGLPAYPFIHATGEAFVMVVPDLGEIDFDISAFDADPAVAVALVAERAQQVRAVLADADASAEIHNMRKEMRKSERADAPAAPAAPDYDIRSSVHIVVRDLGQWRPIMQALLAMPNIDHMATSFGRSDRLAAEQELTAAAVKDAQRRAEGMAGGFGKKVGAVTAISAGQLRNLTHAVGLMPGDLYARNRSVDTARADQDFLAIGVLRWTQTVDMIFRIK, encoded by the coding sequence ATGCTGAAATCGCTCGTCTTTGCCGCCGCCTTGTTGCCATGCCTCGTCCACGCCTCCGGGCTGCCGGCGTATCCCTTCATTCACGCCACCGGCGAGGCGTTCGTGATGGTGGTGCCGGACCTGGGCGAGATCGACTTCGACATCAGCGCCTTCGACGCCGACCCGGCCGTCGCCGTGGCGCTGGTGGCCGAGCGCGCGCAGCAGGTGCGCGCGGTGCTGGCCGATGCCGACGCCAGCGCCGAGATTCACAACATGCGCAAGGAAATGCGCAAGTCCGAGCGGGCGGACGCGCCCGCCGCGCCCGCCGCGCCCGACTACGATATCCGCAGCTCGGTCCACATCGTGGTGCGCGACCTGGGCCAGTGGCGCCCCATCATGCAAGCCTTGCTTGCCATGCCCAATATCGACCACATGGCGACCAGCTTCGGTCGCAGCGACCGCCTCGCCGCCGAGCAGGAATTGACCGCCGCCGCCGTCAAGGACGCGCAGCGCCGCGCCGAGGGCATGGCCGGCGGCTTCGGCAAGAAGGTGGGGGCGGTCACCGCCATTTCCGCCGGCCAGCTGCGCAACCTGACCCACGCGGTCGGCCTGATGCCGGGCGACCTGTATGCCCGTAACCGCAGCGTCGATACGGCCCGCGCCGACCAGGATTTCCTGGCCATCGGTGTGCTGCGCTGGACGCAAACGGTGGACATGATTTTCCGCATAAAGTAA